GGATTACAGCAAGATATGCCCCAGGCACTCCCCTACCTTGCCCGACAACTGGGCGAAGCAGCAGGTAGTCACTATCGAATAGAGAGCTTGGTTGGCGAGTAATTGTGTCGGAGTGCACACCTGAACCTGCAAGCACCCTTTAGCCGATCAATGAACACTTGGATGAGTTGTCTTAGCAGCGCTTGGGTCTATAAAGTTAAAATGTATAACCGCATCAGCAAGCGGTGTTTTTTTGATTTTATATTTATACTCTTGAGGTTTGCCGCTCTTGACAACTTCGAGTTCTGCCAAGCCCAAAAACACCAAAAAGTGTACACATGCCCTTGAGTAATAACAGTTGCGCAGCTCTTGTTCCGGGGTGGAATAAAGAGACCCTTTTATTTCATCAACCACCATAGGAAAGGCACGTAAAAAACTATCTTCATAGACAGAGGTCGACGTCATTTGATCGCCATGTTGCTTTAGCAAATAGAGGGTAAACAAGAAAGATTGCTGTATAAATTGAACATCATCATAACCATCCCAGTAGGCCCAATTAAACTCACGGCAATAGGTTTCAAAGATGATGGGGTAAAGTTCTTTTGCACCTGCCTTGCTGACTATCTTTTGATATTTTTTAGTTAAATAGAAACGCCCTTTGACTTTGCGAAGAAACCCTGCCAACTCAAGAATAATGCGCGTTACATGTAATTCAAAAAAATCATCCTCTCTATTTACCTTGTGAAAAGAGGGAAAATCATCATCGACATATAATCGACTGTAATCGCTCCACATCTCTCTACAGAGTTTTTGAGGTAGCGCGCCTTTAGCCTTTGTTGCTTGCAACCCCTTCTCATCGATAGCCGAAACAATCCCCTCTATTAACATCAAAATAGGGGCGTCGGGTTCCATGGGCAATGCGTCAGAAAACTGAAAAAGCTCCGGTGTCTCATAAGCGAAATGGATCATACGAAAAACCTGTTCAGAAGATAAACCCAG
This is a stretch of genomic DNA from Gammaproteobacteria bacterium. It encodes these proteins:
- a CDS encoding SEC-C domain-containing protein encodes the protein MKTGRNEPCPCGSGKKYKHCCLSVSGAASDELKELLSAQDFDSIDDMQAATDALVEKQNQNSRDDFLGLSSEQVFRMIHFAYETPELFQFSDALPMEPDAPILMLIEGIVSAIDEKGLQATKAKGALPQKLCREMWSDYSRLYVDDDFPSFHKVNREDDFFELHVTRIILELAGFLRKVKGRFYLTKKYQKIVSKAGAKELYPIIFETYCREFNWAYWDGYDDVQFIQQSFLFTLYLLKQHGDQMTSTSVYEDSFLRAFPMVVDEIKGSLYSTPEQELRNCYYSRACVHFLVFLGLAELEVVKSGKPQEYKYKIKKTPLADAVIHFNFIDPSAAKTTHPSVH